A stretch of Chitinophaga caeni DNA encodes these proteins:
- a CDS encoding amidohydrolase family protein — translation MSHFDFHMHPVFKRYICQFESLYPTQRKAEELLLPIDMKNPLIDLLEENFLHILESQVCLSQMKKGDLQMGVAAIAPVEEIFVQKNGLFGKILNSQFFTAPVDQTIFKLIRDHKISYYQLLLRELNLYKLLYEKGQIHILNRAEGKVPATNGQPVLAIGIEGGHSLSRSLVRRPGEPDTILVNSQQPLDALVKDFLDNPLLSAADSLRHLQQAMWKEKMDICYLVLTHLSYIPEQFLATHAFGMKMIESEAVYPYGNGISQQGKEVIDAAYTMKVGNKSAQILIDIKHMALKSRLDFYAYRQEKNYALPIIASHMGVTGCSIEEWKFSLESSRLLNTYGVPFVGITMDRSLAGYWGAINKEFTFNSWSINLMDEDIEEVMKSKGMIGLSLDVRILGWQAGLAKKDKEEYLSWEDFRFFFPDEAKKLSPGDMPYEESYLLPTKQERHPLALCFNILHIVAVGNEIPGCDPWQHICIGSDYDGLINPVANCRDAAQLPALGKALARWLPIAEKTYVEERQLDWLLPRKKDGIDKLALEKIVQGILFENGRSFLENWVGQKL, via the coding sequence ATGTCCCATTTCGATTTTCATATGCACCCGGTATTCAAAAGGTATATCTGTCAATTTGAATCCTTGTATCCCACCCAACGTAAAGCGGAAGAGCTGTTACTGCCAATAGATATGAAGAATCCCTTGATAGATCTCTTGGAAGAAAATTTCCTACACATACTGGAAAGCCAGGTTTGCCTTTCCCAAATGAAAAAGGGGGATTTGCAAATGGGGGTGGCTGCGATAGCGCCGGTGGAAGAAATATTCGTTCAGAAGAATGGTCTTTTCGGGAAAATATTAAACTCGCAGTTTTTTACCGCGCCGGTGGATCAAACCATCTTCAAGTTAATAAGGGATCACAAGATTTCTTATTATCAATTGCTGTTAAGGGAGCTGAATTTATATAAGTTGTTATATGAAAAAGGACAGATACATATCCTGAACCGCGCCGAAGGGAAGGTTCCTGCTACTAACGGGCAGCCAGTTTTGGCTATTGGTATTGAAGGCGGACATAGTTTAAGTAGGTCCCTGGTCCGCCGACCGGGGGAGCCGGATACAATCTTAGTGAATAGCCAACAACCGCTAGATGCTCTGGTGAAGGACTTCTTAGACAATCCATTGCTCTCCGCTGCGGATAGCCTGCGGCATTTACAGCAAGCTATGTGGAAGGAGAAAATGGATATTTGTTACCTTGTTTTAACACATCTTTCTTATATACCGGAACAGTTTTTAGCGACCCATGCTTTCGGCATGAAAATGATAGAGAGCGAAGCTGTGTATCCTTATGGTAACGGCATTAGTCAGCAAGGCAAGGAAGTTATTGATGCGGCTTATACTATGAAAGTGGGGAACAAATCCGCCCAGATTTTAATTGATATCAAGCACATGGCTTTAAAGTCGAGGTTGGACTTTTACGCTTACCGGCAGGAGAAAAATTATGCGCTACCGATCATCGCGAGTCATATGGGCGTTACAGGTTGCTCCATTGAAGAATGGAAATTTTCCTTGGAGTCTTCCCGCTTGTTAAACACATACGGTGTACCATTTGTCGGGATTACAATGGACCGTTCATTAGCAGGTTATTGGGGCGCCATCAACAAGGAGTTCACGTTTAACAGCTGGTCCATCAACCTGATGGATGAAGATATCGAGGAAGTAATGAAGAGTAAAGGGATGATAGGCTTGAGCCTTGACGTTAGGATATTGGGATGGCAAGCGGGATTAGCTAAAAAGGATAAAGAAGAATATTTGTCCTGGGAAGACTTCCGTTTCTTCTTCCCGGATGAAGCGAAGAAATTGTCGCCGGGGGATATGCCTTACGAGGAATCATACCTCCTGCCTACCAAGCAGGAACGACATCCCTTGGCGCTGTGTTTTAATATATTGCATATCGTTGCCGTAGGCAATGAAATTCCCGGCTGCGATCCATGGCAGCATATCTGCATTGGGAGTGATTACGACGGGTTGATTAATCCCGTGGCTAACTGCCGTGATGCTGCTCAATTGCCGGCGCTAGGAAAAGCATTGGCGCGTTGGTTGCCTATAGCGGAAAAAACATATGTCGAGGAACGGCAGCTCGATTGGCTGTTGCCCAGGAAAAAGGATGGAATCGATAAGCTTGCCTTGGAAAAAATCGTGCAGGGGATTTTATTCGAGAATGGGCGAAGCTTCCTCGAAAACTGGGTGGGTCAAAAGTTATAG